GGATGCCCGCCTGACTCCGCATCTGCCACCATCTCGGACCCCCGATAAACGACTGCATCATCTCGGGGCCAAAGTACGTCTGCaggagcgccgccgactTGTGACAGCACTCGAGCGGGATCATGACCTGCTGATCATAGCACcacggcggcacaggcaccaGCTGGTCCGTCAGCTTCTGCACGTCCTCGGCCGTGTGGTGCGTCAAATAGATGGTCAGCTTGGAAATCAGGTGGAAGAGCTGGTCATACAGAAACTCGTTCGCCGACTCCCGCGGCGCACACCACCCGCAGCCGAGCAAAAAGCGCACATAGTGCCGACACGCATTCCCCACGAGCGTGGGCGTCACATGCACCAGGATGCCCAGCGTCGAGATCGTCATGGCGATCGCccctcgcgacgcagcggGCCATCGACCGCGGTGGGGGTTGGCCACCACGTGGCCCCATGTGGCGACCCCGCGTCGATCACACACGCGTGAcgtggacgcggcgcttggCATGCTGCTGTCCCTCGTCACGGCGGTGGCCACCTTTCTGCTGTGCGCCTGGATCGCGCGCATACTTACGCGCCCCATCGCACACATGCACTGGCTTCTGCAAGATATGCACGACGCCTTTGCGTTCACGGACCCCCACGTCATCGTGGCATTTGTGGTAGGGCTGGCGTGCTCGGCTGCGCTGCTGTACCGGTTCGGCGCCTTTCAGacgccgccggcgctccATCAGAACGAATGGCGCGCATTCAAGCTCATGGAGCGCACACGCGTGTCGCACTCGTCCAGCGTGTACCGCTTTGCGATCCCGCACCAGTTGGGCCTCCCGATCGGACAGCACGTGTCCATTCGCGCGTCCATCGACGGCAAGCCCATGGTCCGGTCCTACACACCCATCTCGGACCATACTGAGACTGGGCACGTCGACTTTCTCGTCAAGACGTACGAGAAGGGCAacgtgtcgcgcgccttcGATCGCCTCCAGCTCGGCGAGAGCCTCGACATGAGAGGGCCCAAGGGCCGCTTTACCTACGCACGCAACATGGCTCAGCAGATCGGCATGATCGCTGGCGGCACGGGCATTACGCCGTGCCTCCAGATCTTGCGTGCGGCCCTGCGCGACCCGAAGGACAAGACGCAGTTCTCGCTGCTCTACGCAAACGTGTCCGAAGACGAAATCTTGCTGCGTGATGAACTCACATCGCTGCAAGACACATACCCGCACCGATTCTCTGTGCACTACTTCCTTAAtacgccgccgcccacggGCTGGACCGGCGGCGTCGGGTTCATTACGCGCGAGGCcatcgcccagcacctCCCGCCCGCCAGCGCCGACAGCCGCATCCTCATGTGCGGCCCACCACCCATGATGGAGGCCATGAAAAAGCACCTGTCCGCTCTGCAATTCCCCGTCTCAGCAGGCGTGTACAAGGACACGGACCAAGTGTTTGTCTTTTAGATTACGCACCGTGCGCCACAGCGTCTGCCATGTGGTGCTGGAACAGCTTCTCCGCACGCGCCCACACGGCGCCTTGGCCCTCGGCGTGCTCTTTCTGCAAAGCATCCAGGGCATGCTCGTCGTTCTGGATGTAGGGAAGCTGCAGGAGCGACGGGAGCAAGTCGTGCGAGAACGCCTCCGACGactcgcgcggcagcagtGTCGGCAGGTGGTCGATCGAAATGACCTcgaggccgtcgacgcccgGCACACCGACGGTCGGACGCTCAAAGGTCGTGTTGACCGAGTAAATCGGGATCGGGTTGTGGGGATTCGTCGTATCACAGCTGACATCCACAATCGTGCCGAGTCGGCGGTTCGAGCCCGCCTGCTGCAACAGAGCAGCATCGACAAACGGCGGAATCTTTTTCGACAAGTAGATGCAGTTGATAAACAAATCCGAGTCCACAATCTCCTGGTACGGCCCGCTTTTCGCTGACGTCTCCTGCAAGTCCCAGcgcgccacgtcgtccaaCTGCACACCTGACTTGACAAGACAGTCGAtggcgccacggccacaACGGCCCAGCGCACCAatgacgagcgccgtgacGCGCTTGTCCTGACGGTGCTCGCGGATCACCTCGACAGCCGCGCGCGTCCGTTTGAGCAACTCGTCCTCGTTCGGGTACGCCGCCTGCGGACCAAGGCGTCGGCcctggagctgctcagccAGCGACAGCAGACCCAACGCGGCACCGGCAAAGCCGGCATGCCAGCCAAAAGCAGCCACGCGACGACCGTTCTCATCTTCCAGAAACTCGAGGTCGTACAGCTTGCCGCCACCGCGCTTAAAGCGACCTAGCACATCGACCCAGCCCTCCTGGTGCTTGTAGCAGTGCGCAAACTggatgtgcgtgtgcttcaAGTCCGGTCCAGGCGCGTCCAGCTCCTTGAGACCCAGAATGGgcatcgtgcgcggcgccaagaCCCACGAGTGATAGTTGACCATGTGGCATCCGACAGCCTCGAACTCGTTGTCGTcaaagatgcgctgcgGATCGCGCTCGACGGTAATGTCAAAGCCTGCGTCGATGAGTTTCTTGGCCGTAGTTGGCGTCAGGGCCGAGCGATGCTCGGCCGGCTTGGTTTCACAGCGGAGCCACAACGATTGCACCGGGGCCATGATAAGGAGTGTGAAAGACGTACCCAGTCACGAAGGCGGGGCCCTATCATCAATTACACACCTACATTAGGGGAAGAGACCCCAGTCCACGATGCGCAGGGACTGCGCTGCGCGGTGCACGGCGTCCCAGCCCGTGCAGCTCGGCTCAGGGTCGTTCACCGAGAGGACCAAGTCCACGTTCTTCGACGGCAAGCGCCACAGGGCCACATAGACGTGCACGGTATCGAGGTCCTGGACCTTGCCAAACTTGGGGATCACCTGAGTGCCGTGCAAAAGGGACGGCGTCGGTGTGGCGCCCGCTGCTCGCGATGCACACTCTACTGCATCGACACGTTCTACTTTCGTTTGCTGTGCACTGTTGTCATGAGCGAGCGAGTCAAAATGGTCATGCACACCCTGCCGCATGCCGTCAGCGCTCGTGTGCGCCGCAACGCACTGCAGCACCTCGACAATCACACTCAAATTCGTTGTGCGCGACAAGAGCACTTCTTGATTGTCTGGCACCTGCCGCATGTCACTCGCGTCGAGGTAGTCGCCATCGAGGGACACAGTGATGGCCCCACCGAACAAAGGATACAGGGGCATGGAAGTGGAGGGACACGTATCCTATGGCGACCGCGACGCAGGAGCGCTTGTGGCGGTATGCCACGTTGGCACAGAGTGCATCGGCTGCCACGGTCGGAAGTGTGCTGATAGTGCATTTGGCTGCGCCGGtcgtcgcggccctcgTACCTGGCCCGAGCGGGGTCGATCTGGCGAACCAGACCATGCTGCTCGGCCGCGAATACTATCAACAGGCTCTGCTCGAGCCCATCGTCGTGTGGGGCGCGATGGGCGTGCATCTGGGTGCCTCGGCCGTACGAAGGTGGCTGCGTCCGCCGAAGCGCACGTCGTGGCATGCCCTTGCTGGACTGGCGCTCATGCCCGTCGTGGCCTGGCACGTGTGCTTGAATCGACTCGTGCCCATGACGTCACGCGCCCCCATCGCCCACTTGTCGCCCTCCGAGCTCGATATGGCGCATGTCGGCGCGGGTCTGCAGACATTTCCTATCGTGACGTGGTGTTTCTATACATGGCTCTGCGTGGcgggcgccgtgcacaTGGTCGGCGGCCTCCCCAAGCTCCGCAGACGCTGTGCACGCACGCGATCGGCCATGCAAGCCGGTCTGGCTCTGGCGGGCGTGCTGCTACTAGGCACCTGGGCCATAGGGCGCTATGCAACGCACGGCGTagcgcgcggcacgcttGATCGCATCGTGTACTGCTACCGCCAAGTATGGCCGTATGCGTGGCTACACCGTGCGTGAATGCATCTCAACTAGGCGTTGCCACATCTCGTCGTTCAgcgccttggcgcgctgAACTTGTGCCTCGAGGGTATGTAGGCGCTCGTCGGACGCAGGTACCGAGGGCGCCGTCAAGGACACTGGCTCGGCGGGCAGCATCTCTCCTGCGTCGGATGGAGCCTCATCGAGCGCCACGTGCCCCAGGCGCATCCACGCGTGAGAAGGCACTTGGATGGTGCGCTCAAACTGCGGTGCGACGCACGGCATAGGCAGGGCGTCCAAGTACACGCTGTCCGTCGCGCTTTTCTTGGCCCGTAGCTGGGTATGCGTAGCGAGATCCGTGGGACGAGGCAGAATGCGCAGGTACGTGACGGGCGTCGGTGCAGGATCACGCGAGGATGCATGCGGCGCAAGCGTGCGGATCGTCTGGAGCGTGGTGACATCGACAAGTGGGACTGTGCCATGCCACGTACCGATCGCAgcatgcgtgccatggaCGGATATAGCCATCGTTGTGACACCGGCGCCTACCTCGACATGCGGTGCATCTtgcacacgcacactcACACCCGCCGATGCGCGTCCGCCACGAAACGTGCCGTCGACATACAAGTCGAGGCGCATGACCCGTCGCTCATCGGCTACTAGCGCATAGCGCTCGAGTGGGTCGACGGCGATGCTTGTGATCGGCGCGTCAAAGGCGTACGTCGATACGAGCATGTGGGTGCCCGCATCCCACACCTTGACGGTGTGGTCCCGACTAGCCGTCCACACGCGGACGTGGTGGGGAAAGGCGCCGGGGGTGACGTGGACGGCCGTCAAATCCAGGGTGTGATCAGACCACGTGGCATACGGGGCGACCGGCGAGCTGCTCCCTGTCAGGTCGGTATGCTGCATCAGACTCGGCCAGCTCCACACACAGACGCGCGTGTCCTGGCTGGCTGTGACGATCGCGGCCGAGTCACTCGTCCACGCaatcgtcgtcatcgcaCGGTAGTGCGCCTCGAATGACGTCAGCAAAGCCCCTGATGCGACGTCCCAAACGAAAAGACGGCCGTCCGCGGTGCCTGTGGCGACCCATGTGCCCTGCGGCGACAGTGACGCACACGTCATTTTCTGCGGCAGCACGATACGCGCGATCGGCTGATCACGCTGCCACGAGTAAAGCACAAGCACAGCCTTGtcggcctcgatcgcacAGACAGTGCCACCCGTaccgccgtcgtgcgctgcatgcgtcgacgacgccgtgcacgagacgccgtgccgcgccggctGTGCCACGCCCTTCCAGTGCAGGAgaggcgcatgcgccgctgtGGCCGACGACGGGTCTATAGCAAAcacgccgcctcgctgcgcGGCCGACGCGGCCGACGCCATGACCACCACCTCAGGTGGGTACAGCTGACGTACGTGGCGCATCGCGAAAAAaagcggcgctggctgcgccgcgacgtTCGTGTATCACGTGCCCAGGTGGGCGAGGGGTGTGACTCCCATTCTTCTCCCACCGTGGCCTTTTTTTCctgcgcagcatgtgtGGAATTCTGGGCTGCATTCATCATCCGGATGCGCAGGCATACCGGTCCAAGATGCTGACCATGTCGCGGCTGATCCGACACCGTGGGCCGGATTGGTCGGGATGCGTCGTGATCAACGAAGGCGACGAGCAGAAGCCAGCACGTGGCAGTGTGCTTTGCCACGAGCGTCTGGCGATCGTCGGCGTCGACTCGGGCTCGCAGCCGCTCGTGAGTGACGACGGCAAGCTGTTCCTCGCTGTCAATGGCGAAATCTACAACCACcgccagctgcgcgcgtcgctctcgGAAAAGATCGAGTTCAAGACGGATAGCGACTGTGAGGTGATCCTGTACCTGTATCGGGAGCATGGCCTCGATTTCGTGAACATGCTCGACGGCATGTTTGCTTTCATCCTGCTTGACACGCGGGTACATCCGCACCGCGTGATTGCGGCGCGCGACCCGATCGGCATCACGACCCTGTACTATGGTCGCACGTTCGAGTACCCAGGCGCCCTGTACTTTACGAGCGAGCTCAAGGCTATCGCAAAAGAGTGTGAGCGTCTCTACACATTCCCACCGGGCCACTATTACGACAGCCAGCGCGAAAAAGGCGACGAACTCGTGCGGTACTTCCAGCCGTCTTGGTTCGGCACGGACGAAACCGAGCCGCCTTCGGCACCCGCTGACCTCGCGCTCATCCGCACTACCTTGGAGCAAGCTGTTCGCAAGCGCCTGATGAGTGAGGTGGCGTACGGTGTGCTGCTAAGTGGTGGTCTGGACTCGTCGCTCATCGCCGCCATTGCCGCGCGCGAGACGGCCAAGCAAGCCAAGGCACAACAGTCCGCGCttgacgcagcgcatcatgcgaCACGCCCTGCGGAGGCCGAGCCGCAGCACAAGATGCGAAAATTGGACGACGACTCGCGCCCGCTCGTGGCATGGCCGCGCCTGCACTCGTTCTCGATCGGTCTGCCGGGCTCGCCGGACCTgctcgcggcgcgtcaGGCGGCCGAGTTCCTTGGCACATTCCACCACGAATACACATTTACGGTGCAAGAAGGcctggatgcgctggcggATGTCGTGTACCATCTGGAGACGTACGATGTGACCACGGTAcgtgcgtcgacgcccatgTACTTGCTTTCGCGCAAGATCAAAGCGACAGGCGTCAAGATGGTTCTCTCAGGCGAGGGTTCGGACGAGGTGTTTGGTGGCTATCTGTACTTCCACGCGGCACCATCGAAGGAGGCGTTCCACCAGGAGTCGGTGAAGCGTGTCAAGAACCTGCACACGGCCGACTGCCTGCGTGCGAACAAGAGCACGATGGCCTGGGGCCTTGaggcgcgtgtgccgtTCCTCGACAAGGCGT
Above is a window of Malassezia restricta chromosome IX, complete sequence DNA encoding:
- a CDS encoding cytochrome-b5 reductase; translation: MLLSLVTAVATFLLCAWIARILTRPIAHMHWLLQDMHDAFAFTDPHVIVAFVVGLACSAALLYRFGAFQTPPALHQNEWRAFKLMERTRVSHSSSVYRFAIPHQLGLPIGQHVSIRASIDGKPMVRSYTPISDHTETGHVDFLVKTYEKGNVSRAFDRLQLGESLDMRGPKGRFTYARNMAQQIGMIAGGTGITPCLQILRAALRDPKDKTQFSLLYANVSEDEILLRDELTSLQDTYPHRFSVHYFLNTPPPTGWTGGVGFITREAIAQHLPPASADSRILMCGPPPMMEAMKKHLSALQFPVSAGVYKDTDQVFVF
- a CDS encoding saccharopine dehydrogenase (NAD+, L-lysine forming); translation: MAPVQSLWLRCETKPAEHRSALTPTTAKKLIDAGFDITVERDPQRIFDDNEFEAVGCHMVNYHSWVLAPRTMPILGLKELDAPGPDLKHTHIQFAHCYKHQEGWVDVLGRFKRGGGKLYDLEFLEDENGRRVAAFGWHAGFAGAALGLLSLAEQLQGRRLGPQAAYPNEDELLKRTRAAVEVIREHRQDKRVTALVIGALGRCGRGAIDCLVKSGVQLDDVARWDLQETSAKSGPYQEIVDSDLFINCIYLSKKIPPFVDAALLQQAGSNRRLGTIVDVSCDTTNPHNPIPIYSVNTTFERPTVGVPGVDGLEVISIDHLPTLLPRESSEAFSHDLLPSLLQLPYIQNDEHALDALQKEHAEGQGAVWARAEKLFQHHMADAVAHGA
- a CDS encoding Ran-interacting Mog1 protein; the encoded protein is MPLYPLFGGAITVSLDGDYLDASDMRQVPDNQEVLLSRTTNLSVIVEVLQCVAAHTSADGMRQGVHDHFDSLAHDNSAQQTKVERVDAVECASRAAGATPTPSLLHGTQVIPKFGKVQDLDTVHVYVALWRLPSKNVDLVLSVNDPEPSCTGWDAVHRAAQSLRIVDWGLFP
- a CDS encoding pre-rRNA-processing protein IPI3; this translates as MRHVRQLYPPEVVVMASAASAAQRGGVFAIDPSSATAAHAPLLHWKGVAQPARHGVSCTASSTHAAHDGGTGGTVCAIEADKAVLVLYSWQRDQPIARIVLPQKMTCASLSPQGTWVATGTADGRLFVWDVASGALLTSFEAHYRAMTTIAWTSDSAAIVTASQDTRVCVWSWPSLMQHTDLTGSSSPVAPYATWSDHTLDLTAVHVTPGAFPHHVRVWTASRDHTVKVWDAGTHMLVSTYAFDAPITSIAVDPLERYALVADERRVMRLDLYVDGTFRGGRASAGVSVRVQDAPHVEVGAGVTTMAISVHGTHAAIGTWHGTVPLVDVTTLQTIRTLAPHASSRDPAPTPVTYLRILPRPTDLATHTQLRAKKSATDSVYLDALPMPCVAPQFERTIQVPSHAWMRLGHVALDEAPSDAGEMLPAEPVSLTAPSVPASDERLHTLEAQVQRAKALNDEMWQRLVEMHSRTV
- a CDS encoding asparagine synthase (glutamine-hydrolyzing), translating into MCGILGCIHHPDAQAYRSKMLTMSRLIRHRGPDWSGCVVINEGDEQKPARGSVLCHERLAIVGVDSGSQPLVSDDGKLFLAVNGEIYNHRQLRASLSEKIEFKTDSDCEVILYLYREHGLDFVNMLDGMFAFILLDTRVHPHRVIAARDPIGITTLYYGRTFEYPGALYFTSELKAIAKECERLYTFPPGHYYDSQREKGDELVRYFQPSWFGTDETEPPSAPADLALIRTTLEQAVRKRLMSEVAYGVLLSGGLDSSLIAAIAARETAKQAKAQQSALDAAHHATRPAEAEPQHKMRKLDDDSRPLVAWPRLHSFSIGLPGSPDLLAARQAAEFLGTFHHEYTFTVQEGLDALADVVYHLETYDVTTVRASTPMYLLSRKIKATGVKMVLSGEGSDEVFGGYLYFHAAPSKEAFHQESVKRVKNLHTADCLRANKSTMAWGLEARVPFLDKAFLDVCMNLDPAQKQFSKGSLQQRDADGRPYMEKYILRKAFDVHPDDIEAGHAVKDSLPYLPESILWRQKEQFSDGVGYSWIDGMKEHAERVVSDDKFAERESRYPVDTPDTKEAYMIRELFESSFPSDAAARTAVRWVPRGDWGCASDPSGRSVAIHDAAYDA